In Synechocystis sp. PCC 6714, the following are encoded in one genomic region:
- a CDS encoding aminotransferase class IV — protein sequence MVYWWDGQWFEQEIIQLPINEPGLLYGATVFTTLRVYQQCLDHPLTHWADHGDRLRQSLQSLHWPTPHWQQVESAARELGRKSPVLRITCFPSGQVLITGRELAEDLQQRQQLGINAWLMPPGRYQRSLAELKTGNYLAPWLAQRIAQENSAQEAILTDINGHWLETATGNLWGWRDGEFFTPPLTGQQLPGITLQHLRTWLEEKGLTIHGDRWSKSLVKTFQGLAYSNSGVEVVPIKQVGEEGQPWLNFASAQSLEYELLASYWTIQR from the coding sequence ATGGTGTACTGGTGGGACGGGCAATGGTTTGAGCAGGAGATAATCCAATTACCGATTAATGAGCCGGGGTTACTGTATGGAGCCACGGTGTTTACCACTTTGCGGGTTTACCAACAGTGCCTTGACCATCCCCTCACCCACTGGGCCGACCATGGCGATCGCCTCCGGCAAAGTTTGCAATCTCTCCATTGGCCAACACCGCATTGGCAACAAGTCGAGTCAGCAGCTAGGGAGTTGGGCAGAAAAAGCCCAGTTTTACGCATTACCTGTTTTCCTTCGGGTCAGGTGTTAATTACGGGGCGGGAATTGGCTGAGGATTTGCAACAAAGACAACAATTAGGTATTAATGCTTGGCTGATGCCCCCTGGTCGTTACCAACGCTCCCTAGCAGAATTGAAAACAGGGAATTATTTGGCCCCTTGGTTGGCCCAACGTATTGCCCAGGAAAATAGCGCCCAGGAAGCGATTTTGACCGATATTAACGGCCATTGGTTGGAAACGGCCACAGGTAACCTCTGGGGCTGGCGGGATGGAGAATTTTTTACGCCCCCTTTAACAGGACAACAATTACCGGGCATTACCCTCCAGCATTTAAGGACATGGTTGGAGGAGAAGGGTTTGACCATCCACGGCGATCGTTGGTCAAAGAGTTTAGTAAAAACTTTTCAGGGTTTAGCCTACAGCAACAGCGGAGTAGAGGTTGTTCCCATCAAGCAGGTGGGGGAGGAAGGGCAACCATGGTTAAATTTTGCTTCCGCCCAGAGTCTGGAGTATGAATTATTGGCTAGTTATTGGACAATCCAACGGTGA
- the fabG gene encoding 3-oxoacyl-[acyl-carrier-protein] reductase — translation MTALTEQVALVTGASRGIGKATALALAATGMKVVVNYAQSSTAADAVVAEIVDKGGEAIAVQANVANSDEVDQLVKATLDKFGRIDVLINNAGITRDTLLLRMKLEDWQAVIDLNLTGVFLCTKAVSKLMLKQKSGRIINITSVAGMMGNPGQANYSAAKAGVIGFTKTVAKELASRGVTVNAVAPGFIATDMTENLNAEPILQFIPLARYGQPEEVAGTIRFLATDPAAAYITGQTFNVDGGMVMF, via the coding sequence ATGACGGCATTGACGGAACAGGTGGCATTGGTAACGGGAGCTTCCCGGGGCATTGGTAAAGCGACGGCTTTGGCCCTGGCCGCCACGGGGATGAAAGTGGTGGTAAATTATGCCCAATCCAGTACGGCCGCCGATGCTGTGGTGGCGGAAATTGTTGATAAGGGGGGAGAGGCGATCGCCGTGCAGGCCAATGTGGCTAACAGTGATGAAGTGGATCAACTGGTGAAAGCCACCCTGGACAAATTTGGCCGCATTGATGTGTTGATAAACAATGCGGGGATTACCAGGGATACCCTCCTGTTACGGATGAAGCTGGAAGATTGGCAGGCGGTCATTGACCTGAATTTAACGGGGGTCTTCCTCTGCACTAAAGCGGTATCCAAGTTAATGCTCAAACAAAAAAGTGGCCGCATTATCAACATCACTTCTGTGGCAGGGATGATGGGTAATCCAGGGCAGGCTAACTACAGCGCCGCTAAGGCGGGGGTAATTGGTTTTACTAAAACCGTTGCCAAGGAATTGGCCAGTCGGGGGGTAACTGTCAATGCTGTAGCCCCGGGCTTTATCGCCACAGATATGACCGAAAACCTGAATGCAGAGCCAATTCTGCAATTTATTCCCTTGGCTCGCTACGGCCAACCGGAGGAGGTGGCTGGTACCATTCGCTTTTTGGCTACGGACCCGGCGGCGGCTTATATTACTGGGCAAACCTTCAATGTAGACGGCGGGATGGTGATGTTCTAA
- the tatC gene encoding twin-arginine translocase subunit TatC: MSTQLDNIAPPEASPDYLDEVPNDMEMSLFDHLDELRTRIFLSLGAVLIGVVACFIFVKPLVQWLQVPAGTVKFLQLSPGEFFFVSVKVAGYSGILVVSPFILYQIIQFVLPGLTRRERRLLGPVVLGSSVLFFTGLGFAYYALIPAALKFFVSYGADVVEQLWSIDKYFEFVLLLMFSTGLAFQIPIIQIVLGFLGIVSSEQMFKGWRFVILGAMVLGAVLTPSTDPLTQSLLAGAVLGLYFGGIGCVRLLGK; the protein is encoded by the coding sequence ATGTCGACCCAGCTAGACAACATTGCCCCTCCGGAAGCTTCCCCTGATTATTTGGACGAAGTACCCAATGACATGGAAATGTCTTTGTTCGATCACCTTGACGAACTGAGAACCCGCATTTTTTTGTCTTTGGGGGCAGTATTAATTGGGGTGGTGGCATGCTTCATCTTTGTTAAACCCCTAGTGCAATGGCTCCAGGTGCCAGCAGGTACAGTCAAGTTTCTGCAACTCTCCCCAGGGGAATTCTTTTTCGTCTCCGTCAAAGTAGCAGGCTACAGCGGTATTTTAGTGGTAAGTCCCTTCATTCTTTACCAAATTATCCAATTTGTTCTGCCTGGTTTAACCCGTCGGGAGCGGCGACTTTTAGGCCCTGTGGTGCTGGGGTCGAGTGTGCTTTTTTTCACCGGATTAGGCTTTGCCTACTATGCCCTCATCCCCGCCGCCCTTAAGTTTTTTGTCAGCTATGGGGCAGATGTGGTCGAACAACTGTGGTCCATAGATAAATATTTCGAGTTTGTGCTCCTACTAATGTTCAGCACGGGGCTAGCTTTTCAAATTCCCATTATTCAAATCGTTCTCGGTTTTTTAGGCATTGTCTCCTCTGAGCAGATGTTTAAGGGATGGCGGTTTGTCATTTTGGGGGCGATGGTGCTGGGGGCAGTTCTTACTCCTTCCACTGATCCCCTGACCCAATCTCTGTTAGCGGGAGCAGTTCTAGGGCTTTACTTTGGCGGCATCGGTTGCGTCCGCTTACTGGGTAAATAG
- a CDS encoding LON peptidase substrate-binding domain-containing protein — protein sequence MTSSVAIRELPIFPLPEVVLFPGRPLPLHIFEYRYRMMMNTILEDDRRFGVLMIDPSTGEISDVGCCAEVLRYQRLPDDRMKVLTLGQQRFRVLEYVREKPYRVGLVEWIDDKYTGQDLHGLAKEVDRLLHDVVNLSAKLTDQNLELPDDLPVLPVELSYWVAGNLYGVASEQQSLLELQDTAERLQREAEILMSTRNHLAARTALKDVLGTES from the coding sequence ATGACATCCTCCGTTGCGATTAGGGAACTTCCTATTTTTCCACTGCCTGAAGTTGTGCTCTTTCCTGGGCGACCTTTGCCCCTGCACATCTTTGAGTACCGCTATCGGATGATGATGAATACCATCTTGGAAGATGACCGCCGTTTTGGGGTGTTGATGATCGATCCCAGTACCGGGGAAATTTCCGACGTGGGTTGCTGTGCGGAAGTGTTGCGCTACCAACGGTTACCGGATGACCGCATGAAGGTTTTAACCCTAGGGCAACAAAGGTTTCGGGTGCTGGAATATGTGCGGGAAAAACCGTATCGGGTCGGTTTAGTGGAATGGATTGACGATAAGTATACAGGGCAAGACCTCCATGGTTTGGCCAAGGAAGTCGATCGCCTGTTGCATGACGTGGTTAATCTATCAGCTAAGTTGACGGATCAAAACTTGGAATTGCCCGATGATTTGCCCGTGCTACCGGTGGAACTATCCTATTGGGTAGCAGGCAATCTCTATGGTGTGGCTAGTGAGCAACAGAGCTTGCTGGAATTACAGGATACCGCTGAACGATTGCAACGGGAAGCAGAAATTCTCATGTCCACCCGTAATCATCTCGCTGCCCGTACAGCCCTCAAGGATGTTTTGGGCACAGAAAGTTGA
- a CDS encoding type IV pilus twitching motility protein PilT: MNQPPRPSVPPLPPLPNNPAGRPAPSIRQESMAPETQFIPAPPSIGQPQPQHRPPTTTSNLPTSPPAPSHANLGRSPGQPSLEELIRNAFDQGFSDVHLGIGEVPRMRDRGEMVPLRYEPTDQQTFMSWLREILTEDEIQRFKRELEFDGAKQYDFARIRINVLESLLGSAMVLRLIPLKILTLEQLRLPDILRTVSNSHKGLILVTGPTGSGKSTTMAAMVDYINKEHAKHIISIEDPIEFVHQSRRSLIRQREVGMHTLEFDNALKASLREDPDIILIGEMRDRSTVNTALKAAQTGHLVMGTLHTNSAIKTLERILTLYTAEEQPAMRTAIAESLVAIIAQGLCRTTDGKRAGFHDILINTETVKDYIRQGKYDEIAELMEDGEYDGMITANQSLFNLYQEGRITEEVALEMAPVRNEMAMRLRGRT, encoded by the coding sequence ATGAACCAACCTCCCCGCCCCTCTGTCCCCCCATTGCCTCCGCTCCCTAATAATCCCGCCGGGCGACCTGCGCCTTCCATCCGCCAGGAGAGTATGGCCCCAGAAACGCAGTTTATCCCCGCCCCCCCCAGCATTGGCCAGCCCCAACCGCAACATCGTCCCCCTACGACCACTAGTAATTTACCCACCAGTCCACCAGCGCCAAGCCATGCCAACCTAGGGCGATCGCCAGGGCAACCAAGTCTGGAGGAGTTGATTCGCAATGCCTTTGACCAAGGTTTTTCCGACGTTCATTTGGGGATAGGGGAAGTGCCTCGCATGCGGGATCGGGGAGAAATGGTGCCCCTCCGCTATGAACCAACGGACCAGCAAACCTTTATGAGTTGGCTACGGGAAATTCTCACTGAGGATGAAATCCAACGGTTCAAACGGGAACTCGAATTTGACGGAGCAAAACAGTACGATTTTGCCAGGATTCGGATTAATGTGTTGGAGAGCTTGTTAGGCTCCGCCATGGTGCTGAGGTTAATTCCCCTAAAGATTTTGACCCTGGAACAGTTACGGTTGCCGGACATTCTCCGGACGGTGTCCAATTCCCACAAAGGATTAATTCTGGTAACGGGGCCCACCGGTTCCGGTAAATCCACCACTATGGCTGCCATGGTGGACTACATCAACAAGGAGCACGCCAAACACATTATTTCCATTGAGGATCCGATTGAATTTGTGCACCAAAGTCGCCGATCATTGATTCGCCAAAGGGAAGTGGGCATGCACACCCTGGAATTTGATAACGCCCTCAAAGCTTCTTTACGGGAAGACCCGGACATCATCCTGATCGGGGAAATGCGGGACCGGAGCACGGTCAATACTGCCCTCAAAGCCGCCCAAACCGGTCACTTAGTCATGGGCACTCTCCACACCAACAGCGCCATTAAAACCCTGGAAAGGATTTTGACCCTCTACACGGCGGAGGAACAACCGGCCATGCGGACGGCGATCGCCGAATCGTTAGTTGCCATCATCGCCCAAGGTTTGTGTCGTACTACTGATGGGAAACGGGCCGGCTTCCATGACATTCTCATCAATACAGAAACGGTGAAGGATTACATTCGCCAAGGAAAGTACGATGAAATTGCTGAATTGATGGAAGATGGGGAGTACGACGGTATGATAACTGCAAACCAATCCTTGTTTAACCTTTATCAGGAGGGGCGTATCACCGAGGAAGTAGCGTTGGAAATGGCTCCGGTACGAAATGAAATGGCCATGCGACTGCGGGGCAGAACCTAA
- a CDS encoding glycosyltransferase — translation MKYALVHEWLTPKATGGSELVVQEILRHVTADLYALIDFESTNPDSYLYGRSIGTTFLQHFPQAKQGVQKYLPLLPLAIEQLDLGQYDVILSSSHAVAKGVLTAPHQVHICYCHTPMRYAWDLTFDYLKESNMGRGLPGMLTRYLLHQLRQWDVISANRVDYFLANSQHTARRIWRCYRRSADVVYPPVNLDRFTYQEKKDDFFLTVCRLVSYKQVKLIVQAFNKLQLPLVVIGEGPDLPLLQELAKPNVQILGSQPNAVVEDYMARAKAFVYGACEDFGIALVEAQACGTPVIAFGRGGALETVVDYKKNPQTATGLWFDQQTVECLVQAVETFSNLSHHISPENCFLQANRFSSRIFQTSYLALLEKYCHQVPHRT, via the coding sequence ATGAAGTACGCTTTGGTCCATGAGTGGTTGACCCCAAAGGCCACGGGGGGCTCGGAATTGGTGGTGCAGGAGATTTTGCGCCATGTAACGGCGGATCTCTATGCGCTGATTGATTTCGAGTCCACTAATCCCGACAGCTACCTCTATGGCCGTTCCATCGGTACCACCTTTTTGCAACATTTTCCCCAGGCGAAACAGGGAGTGCAAAAATATTTGCCCCTTTTGCCCCTGGCGATCGAGCAATTGGACTTGGGGCAGTATGATGTCATCCTTTCCTCTTCCCATGCGGTGGCTAAGGGTGTGTTGACGGCTCCCCACCAAGTTCATATCTGTTATTGCCATACCCCCATGCGCTATGCCTGGGATTTAACCTTCGATTATTTAAAAGAAAGCAACATGGGTAGGGGACTGCCGGGGATGTTAACCCGTTACCTGCTCCATCAACTGCGGCAATGGGATGTGATTTCCGCCAATCGAGTGGATTACTTTTTGGCCAATTCCCAGCACACGGCCCGGCGTATTTGGCGTTGTTACCGGCGATCGGCCGATGTGGTCTATCCTCCGGTGAATTTAGACCGTTTTACCTACCAAGAAAAAAAAGATGATTTTTTCCTGACAGTCTGCCGTTTGGTCAGCTATAAGCAGGTAAAACTAATTGTTCAGGCTTTTAACAAGTTGCAATTGCCCTTGGTGGTGATTGGTGAAGGTCCTGATTTACCGCTCCTGCAGGAATTAGCCAAACCTAACGTGCAAATCCTCGGCTCCCAACCCAATGCAGTGGTGGAGGATTATATGGCCCGGGCTAAGGCCTTTGTTTACGGAGCCTGTGAAGATTTTGGCATTGCTTTGGTGGAAGCCCAGGCCTGTGGCACCCCAGTAATTGCCTTTGGCCGTGGGGGAGCATTGGAAACCGTAGTGGATTACAAAAAAAATCCCCAAACTGCCACCGGGCTTTGGTTTGATCAACAAACGGTGGAGTGTTTGGTGCAAGCGGTGGAAACTTTTTCTAACCTTAGCCATCACATAAGTCCAGAGAACTGTTTCCTGCAAGCAAACCGTTTTTCTTCTAGAATATTTCAAACGTCATATCTGGCGTTGCTGGAAAAATACTGTCATCAGGTTCCTCATCGGACTTAG
- a CDS encoding sugar transferase gives MTANSSPISVKALRALMRRGFYPTVSPRRYQGSRSSSLTGTVAKRVFDICFSLSVLVLCSPLYLAIALMIAVSSPGPIFYVQERVGRKFKRFKCIKFRTMVTNADEVLEKLMAGCPQTREEFEKNFKLRNDPRITWIGKFLRLTSLDEFPQFWNVLKGDMSLVGPRPLVPDELHKYGRQINQVLSIKPGLTGLWQVSGRNDIPYPERVQIDVYYVYYRTMTLDLLIIAKTLGVMLFPNNNGAY, from the coding sequence ATGACTGCTAATAGCTCACCGATCTCTGTAAAAGCCCTCCGTGCTTTGATGAGACGCGGATTTTATCCAACGGTCTCTCCGAGAAGGTATCAAGGTTCCCGCTCCAGTTCCCTCACCGGAACCGTGGCCAAAAGGGTATTCGATATCTGTTTCTCCCTGTCGGTACTGGTTCTCTGTTCCCCCCTCTATCTGGCGATCGCCCTAATGATTGCGGTCAGTTCCCCGGGGCCTATTTTCTACGTCCAAGAAAGGGTGGGGCGCAAGTTTAAAAGATTTAAATGCATCAAATTTCGCACCATGGTTACCAATGCCGACGAGGTATTGGAAAAGCTCATGGCGGGCTGTCCCCAAACCCGGGAAGAATTTGAGAAGAACTTCAAACTCCGCAATGATCCCCGCATCACCTGGATTGGCAAGTTTTTGCGCCTGACCAGTCTGGATGAGTTTCCTCAGTTTTGGAACGTGCTCAAGGGCGATATGAGCTTAGTTGGTCCCCGCCCCCTGGTGCCGGATGAGTTGCACAAGTACGGACGACAGATTAACCAAGTTTTGAGCATTAAGCCGGGGCTGACTGGGCTGTGGCAGGTTTCTGGCCGCAACGATATTCCCTACCCTGAGCGGGTGCAAATTGATGTTTATTACGTCTATTACCGCACCATGACACTGGATTTGCTCATCATCGCTAAAACCCTGGGCGTGATGCTGTTTCCCAATAACAACGGGGCTTATTAG
- a CDS encoding RluA family pseudouridine synthase, with the protein MVEQIIEEVTDLDPYQGLIVNDNGDRLDKWLAEQLPEFSRSRCQKLIESGQVQRNGLVCQDKKLILKTGDRLVVNIPELVPLDVVAQAIPLDILYEDEQLIIINKPAGLVVHPGPGHPDGTVVNALLAHCPDLAGIGGVQRPGIVHRLDKDTTGAMVVAKTELALQSLQAQLKAKTARRLYWGVVYGAPKELQGTVNLPIGRHPGDRQKMGIVPLEKGGREAVTHWQLLERIGNHSWLEFQLETGRTHQIRVHSKQMGHPLVGDNLYTSPGSLNVNLPGQALHAHQLSLIHPVSGETITAIAPMPAHFEKLLTYLRQRMP; encoded by the coding sequence ATGGTTGAGCAAATTATTGAAGAGGTTACGGATTTGGATCCCTATCAGGGGTTGATTGTTAATGACAATGGCGATCGCCTGGATAAATGGTTGGCGGAACAGTTACCAGAGTTTTCCCGTTCCCGCTGTCAGAAATTAATTGAGTCGGGACAGGTGCAAAGGAACGGGTTAGTTTGTCAGGATAAAAAGTTAATCCTCAAAACTGGCGATCGCCTGGTGGTCAATATTCCTGAGTTGGTTCCTCTGGATGTGGTGGCCCAGGCCATTCCGTTGGATATTTTGTATGAAGATGAGCAACTAATTATTATCAACAAACCGGCGGGGCTGGTGGTGCATCCTGGCCCTGGTCATCCCGACGGCACAGTGGTTAATGCTTTGTTGGCCCATTGTCCCGATTTAGCCGGCATTGGCGGCGTGCAAAGGCCGGGCATTGTCCACCGTTTGGACAAAGATACCACTGGAGCTATGGTCGTGGCCAAAACAGAGTTGGCTCTGCAAAGTTTACAGGCCCAATTAAAAGCCAAAACCGCCCGCCGTCTTTATTGGGGAGTTGTTTACGGCGCACCGAAAGAGTTGCAGGGCACAGTCAATTTACCCATTGGTCGTCACCCCGGCGATCGCCAGAAAATGGGCATTGTCCCCTTGGAAAAAGGGGGGCGGGAAGCAGTCACCCATTGGCAACTCTTGGAGCGGATTGGTAACCACAGTTGGTTAGAATTTCAGTTAGAAACGGGCCGCACCCATCAAATTCGGGTACACAGCAAACAAATGGGTCATCCTTTGGTGGGAGATAATCTCTATACTTCCCCCGGCAGTCTCAATGTCAATCTTCCCGGCCAGGCGCTCCATGCCCACCAGCTTTCCCTCATTCATCCGGTGAGCGGGGAAACAATTACGGCGATCGCCCCCATGCCAGCCCATTTTGAAAAGTTATTGACCTATCTGCGACAGAGAATGCCTTGA
- a CDS encoding DUF2237 family protein translates to MTTLQDSRDKNVLGGDLKCCCKSPLTGFYRNGYCQTGPTDFGRHVVCAQVTAEFLQFSKARGNDLSTPQPAYQFPGLKPGDKWCLCAARWQEAKDAGMAPLVDLNATHVSALEVISLDALIPHALPGQFTPEE, encoded by the coding sequence ATGACTACTCTCCAGGATTCCCGGGATAAGAACGTGTTGGGCGGTGACCTTAAATGTTGCTGTAAGTCGCCTTTGACGGGGTTTTACCGCAATGGTTATTGCCAAACGGGGCCAACGGATTTCGGCCGCCATGTGGTTTGTGCCCAGGTGACGGCGGAATTTTTGCAGTTTTCCAAGGCCCGGGGCAACGATCTTTCCACGCCCCAACCGGCCTACCAATTTCCGGGGTTAAAACCAGGGGACAAATGGTGTTTATGTGCGGCCCGCTGGCAGGAAGCAAAGGATGCGGGTATGGCTCCGTTGGTGGATTTGAATGCCACCCATGTTTCTGCCTTGGAAGTGATCAGCTTGGATGCGTTGATTCCCCATGCGTTGCCCGGACAATTTACCCCGGAAGAATAA
- the moeB gene encoding molybdopterin-synthase adenylyltransferase MoeB, whose amino-acid sequence MLNPNLAEIELSQDDYQRYSRHIILPEVGLDGQKRIKAASVLCIGSGGLGSPLLLYLAAAGVGRIGLVDFDIVDTSNLQRQIIHSTSWVGKPKIESAKHSILEINPFCQVDLYETQISSANALEIIEPYDIVIDGTDNFPTRYLTNDACVLLNKPNVYGSIFRFEGQATVFNYQGGPNYRDLYPEPPPPGMVPSCAEGGVLGVLPGIVGTIQATEALKIILGAPNTLSGRLLLFNAWEMKFRELKLRPNPERPVIEKLIDYDQFCGIPQAKAAEAADAQALPEMSVTELKALLDSDANDYVLIDVRNPNEYDIARIPGAVLIPLPDIEEGPGVEKVRELVNGHRLIAHCKLGGRSAKALTILKQAGIEGINVKGGITAWSREVDPSVTEY is encoded by the coding sequence ATGCTTAACCCAAACCTAGCAGAGATTGAACTCTCCCAAGACGATTACCAAAGGTATTCCCGCCACATTATTCTGCCGGAGGTGGGTCTCGATGGCCAAAAACGCATCAAGGCCGCCAGTGTACTCTGCATTGGTTCCGGGGGTCTAGGTTCCCCACTGCTACTCTATCTAGCGGCGGCGGGGGTAGGACGCATCGGTTTGGTGGATTTTGATATTGTTGACACTTCCAACCTGCAACGGCAGATTATCCACAGTACTTCCTGGGTGGGCAAGCCCAAAATCGAGTCGGCCAAGCACAGCATTCTGGAAATTAATCCTTTCTGTCAGGTGGATCTCTACGAAACCCAGATTTCTTCTGCCAATGCGTTGGAGATTATTGAACCCTACGACATTGTTATTGACGGTACGGACAATTTTCCCACCCGTTATCTAACCAACGATGCCTGTGTGCTGTTGAATAAACCCAACGTTTACGGCTCCATTTTCCGTTTTGAAGGGCAAGCCACAGTATTTAATTATCAGGGCGGTCCCAACTATCGAGATCTGTATCCCGAACCCCCGCCGCCGGGTATGGTTCCTTCCTGTGCTGAAGGGGGAGTTCTCGGTGTTTTGCCGGGCATTGTCGGCACGATCCAAGCAACGGAAGCATTGAAGATTATTTTGGGAGCCCCCAACACCCTCAGCGGTCGTCTGCTGCTGTTCAACGCTTGGGAAATGAAATTCCGGGAATTGAAACTGCGCCCTAATCCTGAGAGGCCGGTCATTGAAAAGTTAATTGATTATGACCAATTCTGCGGTATTCCCCAAGCTAAAGCCGCGGAAGCTGCCGATGCCCAAGCTTTGCCGGAAATGAGTGTTACCGAGCTAAAAGCTTTACTGGATAGTGATGCCAATGATTACGTTCTGATTGATGTCCGCAATCCCAATGAGTATGATATTGCCCGCATTCCAGGGGCAGTGTTAATTCCCTTACCGGACATTGAAGAAGGCCCCGGGGTGGAGAAAGTGCGGGAATTGGTCAACGGTCACCGCCTCATTGCCCATTGTAAACTGGGGGGACGTTCTGCTAAGGCACTGACTATCCTCAAGCAAGCTGGCATTGAAGGCATCAATGTTAAGGGGGGTATCACTGCTTGGAGTCGGGAAGTGGATCCCAGCGTGACCGAATACTAG
- a CDS encoding M48 family metalloprotease, translating to MNPHEIALTLQKGLKALQNQQYELAIEALEMVCRQVPNQKSPEFLKAQMALVRAYRALGKFNQSRELCEYLTQHPNLEVQNWAKTMMLMLLKQENGSEGEADEDVLSTDLKAGRAENNRVKVALPRVADSLPFIFGTGLFIPLLTTSVLFIPLVWWLVGQPWQNILLISLGLGILVNCLALFYSTPVIDLINRRIYGTEWVNLGAVQKYSPEAGELMLRVARAQTFPIPKLGIIPDNRPVMFTYGVQQKNTRIVISQGIFRYLSAEEIATLFGHELAHIVRWDCALLTCMAGWGQLFYWWYCELQTLRSSWPAIAKILIAPLVWVCLAVFRFNQMANRYLARTREYYADHFAVNYTGNPNALIRALVKMTRALVKQERQAERPALFLEGMRNFANYDAYTAAACERGERFDPRMVGNLLLWDWGSPWRGIITGCSSHPLLGKRLQVLSHYAEQLDLDTEYNLVLSRRQISLEEAKKRTFSFYLEVFIWLLPIWCALALGWWTQQENPIFKLHLHQAILIGLGAGILLRTTWQSLGQRKVAAPTVLSLLSDPNLSPIWGTQVNWQGKLRLVQASIWRAPRLYFHDRTGVIPVRYPGWTRLLPPFRSLRIRLEAIALGPVKVSGMVVRGLSPQLQIVTVTNEGDEMLIGYPLFLSWTGGGLLLLLGILLKG from the coding sequence ATGAATCCCCATGAAATTGCCCTTACCCTACAAAAAGGACTCAAGGCCCTACAAAATCAGCAATATGAACTGGCGATCGAAGCTCTAGAAATGGTTTGTCGCCAGGTGCCTAACCAGAAATCACCGGAATTTCTCAAAGCCCAAATGGCGCTGGTCCGTGCTTACCGAGCTTTAGGTAAATTTAACCAATCTCGGGAATTATGCGAATACTTAACCCAGCATCCCAACCTAGAGGTACAAAATTGGGCCAAGACAATGATGCTGATGCTCCTTAAACAGGAAAATGGGAGTGAAGGGGAAGCGGATGAGGATGTGCTCTCCACTGATTTAAAGGCCGGCCGGGCGGAAAATAATCGGGTTAAGGTGGCCCTACCTAGGGTTGCGGATAGTTTGCCATTTATTTTTGGGACTGGTTTATTTATTCCTCTATTGACCACATCTGTGCTCTTTATCCCCTTAGTGTGGTGGTTAGTGGGGCAACCATGGCAAAACATTTTGCTAATCAGTCTAGGGCTGGGGATTTTGGTCAATTGTCTGGCCTTGTTTTACAGCACCCCTGTCATAGATTTAATTAATCGACGTATTTACGGCACTGAATGGGTAAACCTAGGGGCAGTGCAGAAGTACAGTCCGGAGGCGGGGGAACTGATGTTGCGGGTGGCCCGAGCTCAAACTTTCCCCATTCCCAAATTAGGCATTATTCCCGATAATCGTCCGGTTATGTTTACCTACGGCGTGCAGCAAAAAAACACACGCATTGTAATTAGCCAGGGAATTTTTCGTTACCTAAGTGCGGAGGAGATTGCCACCCTGTTTGGCCATGAGTTAGCCCATATTGTTCGTTGGGATTGTGCCCTGTTGACCTGTATGGCGGGATGGGGTCAATTGTTCTATTGGTGGTACTGTGAATTGCAAACACTCCGGAGCTCTTGGCCGGCGATCGCCAAAATTTTGATTGCTCCCTTGGTTTGGGTTTGTTTGGCCGTGTTTCGTTTTAATCAGATGGCCAACCGTTACTTAGCTAGAACCAGGGAATATTACGCCGACCATTTTGCCGTCAACTACACGGGTAATCCCAATGCCTTAATCCGAGCTTTAGTTAAAATGACCAGGGCCTTAGTGAAGCAGGAAAGACAAGCGGAGAGACCGGCTTTGTTTTTAGAGGGCATGCGTAATTTTGCCAACTACGATGCCTATACTGCGGCGGCTTGTGAACGGGGAGAAAGATTTGACCCAAGGATGGTGGGCAATTTGCTCCTCTGGGATTGGGGTAGTCCCTGGCGGGGCATTATTACGGGCTGTAGTTCCCATCCCCTTTTGGGCAAACGACTCCAGGTATTGAGCCATTATGCTGAACAGCTAGACCTGGATACGGAATATAATCTTGTGCTCAGCCGTCGGCAAATTTCCCTGGAAGAAGCAAAAAAAAGAACTTTCTCGTTTTACTTGGAAGTGTTTATTTGGCTATTGCCCATCTGGTGTGCTTTGGCGTTAGGGTGGTGGACTCAACAGGAAAACCCTATTTTTAAACTACATCTGCACCAAGCCATATTGATAGGCCTAGGGGCAGGCATTTTACTCCGCACCACCTGGCAGAGTTTGGGGCAAAGAAAAGTGGCCGCCCCCACCGTGCTGAGTCTGCTTAGCGATCCCAATTTAAGCCCTATTTGGGGAACTCAAGTAAATTGGCAAGGCAAGTTGCGTTTGGTGCAGGCCAGCATTTGGAGAGCTCCCAGATTATATTTCCATGACCGCACTGGGGTAATTCCGGTACGCTACCCTGGCTGGACTCGATTGTTACCGCCCTTCCGTTCCCTCCGGATCCGCCTAGAGGCGATCGCCTTGGGACCAGTAAAAGTCAGCGGCATGGTGGTGCGGGGTTTATCGCCTCAATTGCAAATTGTCACTGTAACCAATGAAGGGGACGAAATGTTGATTGGCTATCCCCTATTTCTGTCCTGGACAGGGGGGGGACTATTGCTTTTACTGGGTATTCTGCTCAAGGGTTAA